In Sciurus carolinensis chromosome 17, mSciCar1.2, whole genome shotgun sequence, one genomic interval encodes:
- the Dohh gene encoding deoxyhypusine hydroxylase isoform X2: protein MVTEQEVEAIGQTLVDPRQPLQARFRALFTLRGLGGPGAIAWISQAFADDSALLKHELAYCLGQMQDPRAIPVLRDVLRDTRQEPMVRHEAGEALGAIGSPEVLELLKQYSTDPVVEVAETCQLAVQRLEWLQQQSGQPAVAGPYLSVDPAPPAEERDVGQLRRALLDETLPLFDRYRAMFALRNAGGEEAALALAEGLRCGSALFRHEVGYVLGQLQHEAAVPQLAAALARTTESPMVRHECAEALGAIARPACLAALQAHAADPERVVRESCEVALDLYEHERGPAFQYADGLERLRPPP, encoded by the exons ATGGTGACAGAGCAAGAGGTGGAGGCCATCGGGCAGACGCTGGTGGACCCCAGGCAGCCCCTGCAGGCCCGCTTCCGGGCGCTCTTCACGCTCCGGGGACTGGGCGGCCCGGGGGCCATCGCCTGGATCAGCCAGGCCTTTGCCGACGATTCCGCCCTGCTCAAGCATGAGCTGGCGTACTGCCTGGGCCAGATGCAGGACCCCCGCGCCATCCCTGTGCTCCGGGACGTGCTGCGGGACACCCGCCAGGAGCCCATGGTGCGGCACGAGGCAG GGGAGGCTCTGGGGGCCATTGGGAGCCCCGAAGTCCTGGAACTCCTGAAGCAGTACTCCACTGACCCCGTGGTCGAG GTGGCGGAGACGTGCCAACTGGCTGTGCAGCGGCTggagtggctgcagcagcagagtgGGCAGCCTGCAGTGGCGGGGCCCTACCTCTCCGTGGACCCGGCCCCGCCTGCGGAGGAGCGCGATGTGGGGCAGCTGCGGAGGGCGCTGCTGGACGAGACCCTGCCGCTGTTCGACCGCTACCGCGCCATGTTTGCCCTGCGCAATGCCGGTGGCGAGGAGGCTGCGCTGGCGTTGGCCGAGG GCCTGCGCTGCGGCAGCGCCCTCTTCCGCCACGAGGTGGGCTACGTGCTGGGCCAGCTGCAGCACGAAGCGGCCGTGCCCCAGCTGGCGGCCGCCCTGGCCCGCACGACCGAGAGCCCCATGGTGCGGCACGAGTGCGCCGAGGCCCTGGGCGCCATCGCCCGGCCCGCCTGCCTGGCTGCGCTGCAGGCGCACGCGGCCGACCCCGAGCGTGTGGTGCGGGAGAGCTGCGAGGTGGCCCTGGACCTGTACGAGCACGAGCGCGGGCCGGCCTTCCAGTACGCGGACGGCCTGGAGCGGCTGCGCCCGCCGCCCTGA
- the Dohh gene encoding deoxyhypusine hydroxylase isoform X1: MPEGLFQSEGGSCPSLPLRFWLPWASRSRQQASIMVTEQEVEAIGQTLVDPRQPLQARFRALFTLRGLGGPGAIAWISQAFADDSALLKHELAYCLGQMQDPRAIPVLRDVLRDTRQEPMVRHEAGEALGAIGSPEVLELLKQYSTDPVVEVAETCQLAVQRLEWLQQQSGQPAVAGPYLSVDPAPPAEERDVGQLRRALLDETLPLFDRYRAMFALRNAGGEEAALALAEGLRCGSALFRHEVGYVLGQLQHEAAVPQLAAALARTTESPMVRHECAEALGAIARPACLAALQAHAADPERVVRESCEVALDLYEHERGPAFQYADGLERLRPPP, encoded by the exons ATGCCGGAGGGACTCTTCCAGAGTGAGGGCGGAAGTTGCCCGTCCCTTCCCCTGAG GTTCTGGCTTCCCTGGGCTTCCAGGTCCCGTCAGCAGGCAAGCATCATGGTGACAGAGCAAGAGGTGGAGGCCATCGGGCAGACGCTGGTGGACCCCAGGCAGCCCCTGCAGGCCCGCTTCCGGGCGCTCTTCACGCTCCGGGGACTGGGCGGCCCGGGGGCCATCGCCTGGATCAGCCAGGCCTTTGCCGACGATTCCGCCCTGCTCAAGCATGAGCTGGCGTACTGCCTGGGCCAGATGCAGGACCCCCGCGCCATCCCTGTGCTCCGGGACGTGCTGCGGGACACCCGCCAGGAGCCCATGGTGCGGCACGAGGCAG GGGAGGCTCTGGGGGCCATTGGGAGCCCCGAAGTCCTGGAACTCCTGAAGCAGTACTCCACTGACCCCGTGGTCGAG GTGGCGGAGACGTGCCAACTGGCTGTGCAGCGGCTggagtggctgcagcagcagagtgGGCAGCCTGCAGTGGCGGGGCCCTACCTCTCCGTGGACCCGGCCCCGCCTGCGGAGGAGCGCGATGTGGGGCAGCTGCGGAGGGCGCTGCTGGACGAGACCCTGCCGCTGTTCGACCGCTACCGCGCCATGTTTGCCCTGCGCAATGCCGGTGGCGAGGAGGCTGCGCTGGCGTTGGCCGAGG GCCTGCGCTGCGGCAGCGCCCTCTTCCGCCACGAGGTGGGCTACGTGCTGGGCCAGCTGCAGCACGAAGCGGCCGTGCCCCAGCTGGCGGCCGCCCTGGCCCGCACGACCGAGAGCCCCATGGTGCGGCACGAGTGCGCCGAGGCCCTGGGCGCCATCGCCCGGCCCGCCTGCCTGGCTGCGCTGCAGGCGCACGCGGCCGACCCCGAGCGTGTGGTGCGGGAGAGCTGCGAGGTGGCCCTGGACCTGTACGAGCACGAGCGCGGGCCGGCCTTCCAGTACGCGGACGGCCTGGAGCGGCTGCGCCCGCCGCCCTGA